A single Thermaerobacter sp. FW80 DNA region contains:
- the sugE gene encoding quaternary ammonium compound efflux SMR transporter SugE, with the protein MAWTFLVIAGLLEVVWAVSMKLSEGFTRLWPSVTTVAFMIASFLCLALALRELPVGTAYAVWTGIGAVGTAVLGMVLFGESRDAIRLGCILLIVAGIVGLKVTSPS; encoded by the coding sequence GTGGCCTGGACGTTCCTCGTCATCGCGGGCTTGCTGGAGGTGGTCTGGGCCGTCAGCATGAAGCTGTCGGAGGGCTTCACGCGCCTCTGGCCCAGCGTCACCACCGTGGCTTTCATGATCGCCAGCTTCCTGTGCCTCGCCTTGGCCCTCCGGGAGCTCCCGGTGGGAACGGCCTATGCCGTGTGGACGGGGATCGGCGCCGTGGGAACGGCGGTGCTGGGCATGGTGCTGTTCGGGGAATCCCGCGACGCGATCCGCCTCGGGTGCATCCTGTTGATCGTGGCGGGGATCGTGGGCCTGAAGGTGACCTCGCCCTCCTGA
- a CDS encoding cation:proton antiporter: MEHVVWEIGLALAIMALAGYVANRLHVPIVPLLILAGMAVGPHLPDTGFLDLRFEASKPLIDFMGRIGVLFLLFYLGLEFSLNRLIRAGRKILVGGSIYIGINFTLGLLYGWLAGFPPREALAIAGITTITSTAIVAKVLVDLKRTANPETEMILGMIMFDDVFLAVYLAVLSGLVLSGATSVGGVVLAGLTAVGFIAVVLVLGRLVRPWLNRLLDIPSADVFRLVVFTALFLLAGFGETVHVAEAVCALLLGLVLADTEHRQRIEHVVVPFRDFFGSVFFFSFGLGLDPTALGGAVGIVLGAVLLTLVGNMVAGQLAGRTAGLSPRAATNIGVTITARGELSIVIANVAKAGGLSPAVQSFTALYVLVLAILGPLLTRESRAVYRALNAVFKWEPVQPGRSRRALAGEASPSPARPARTAEPGGSPVARPADGRGHRGDGHDPGT, translated from the coding sequence ATGGAGCACGTGGTGTGGGAGATCGGCCTCGCCCTCGCCATCATGGCCCTGGCCGGCTACGTCGCCAACCGACTCCATGTGCCCATCGTCCCCCTCCTCATCCTGGCCGGTATGGCCGTGGGCCCGCACCTCCCGGACACCGGGTTCCTCGACCTCCGCTTCGAGGCGAGCAAGCCCCTGATCGACTTCATGGGGCGCATCGGGGTCCTCTTCCTGCTGTTCTACCTGGGCCTGGAGTTCTCGTTGAACCGCCTGATCCGGGCCGGCCGCAAGATCCTGGTGGGCGGCAGCATCTACATCGGGATCAACTTCACGCTGGGCCTTCTCTACGGGTGGCTGGCCGGCTTCCCCCCGCGGGAGGCGCTGGCCATCGCCGGCATCACCACCATCACCTCGACGGCCATCGTGGCCAAGGTGCTGGTGGACTTGAAGCGCACCGCCAACCCCGAGACCGAGATGATCCTCGGCATGATCATGTTCGACGACGTGTTCCTGGCGGTGTACCTGGCGGTGTTGTCGGGCCTGGTCCTCAGCGGCGCCACGTCCGTGGGCGGGGTGGTGCTGGCCGGCTTGACCGCCGTCGGCTTCATCGCGGTGGTGCTGGTGCTGGGTCGGCTGGTTCGGCCCTGGCTGAACCGCCTCCTGGACATCCCGTCCGCCGACGTGTTCCGGCTGGTGGTGTTCACGGCGCTGTTCCTCCTGGCGGGCTTCGGCGAGACGGTGCACGTCGCCGAGGCGGTGTGTGCCCTGCTGTTGGGCCTGGTCCTGGCCGACACCGAGCACCGCCAGCGGATCGAGCACGTCGTCGTCCCCTTCCGGGACTTCTTCGGATCCGTCTTCTTCTTCAGCTTCGGGTTGGGACTCGACCCCACGGCCCTGGGCGGCGCCGTCGGGATCGTCCTGGGCGCCGTGTTGCTGACGCTGGTCGGCAACATGGTGGCCGGCCAATTGGCCGGTCGCACCGCCGGCCTCTCCCCGCGGGCCGCGACCAACATCGGCGTGACCATCACGGCCCGCGGCGAGCTGTCCATCGTCATCGCCAACGTGGCCAAGGCCGGCGGGCTCTCGCCGGCGGTGCAGTCCTTCACCGCCCTCTACGTGCTGGTCCTGGCGATCCTCGGTCCCCTGCTGACCCGAGAGTCCCGCGCGGTATACCGGGCGCTCAACGCCGTGTTCAAGTGGGAGCCGGTCCAGCCCGGCCGCTCCCGGCGGGCCCTCGCGGGCGAGGCCTCGCCGTCGCCCGCCAGGCCCGCCCGGACCGCGGAACCGGGCGGATCGCCGGTGGCGCGCCCGGCGGACGGAAGGGGCCACCGGGGGGACGGGCACGATCCGGGGACGTGA
- a CDS encoding cation:proton antiporter regulatory subunit, whose amino-acid sequence MSDIRESDLPGIGRKFQIETRAGDRLAIIVHDDGRREIFHVDPDDPDNWVSVVTLDDDEARQVAGIIGGLAYRPKGLESVEVVLNRLVIEWYKVERGAPCVGRTIGELEIRRRSGATVIAVIEKDQRRVINPGPDYRIPAEATLVVMGDRQQIRAFRELVEGGTGPAAEGGR is encoded by the coding sequence ATGTCCGACATCCGGGAGTCGGACCTGCCGGGCATCGGGCGCAAGTTCCAGATCGAGACCCGGGCAGGGGACCGGCTGGCCATCATCGTCCACGACGACGGCCGACGGGAGATCTTCCACGTGGATCCCGACGATCCGGACAACTGGGTGTCCGTGGTGACCCTGGACGACGACGAGGCGCGCCAGGTGGCCGGGATCATCGGGGGCCTCGCGTACCGGCCCAAGGGCCTGGAATCCGTCGAGGTGGTGTTGAACCGCCTCGTGATCGAGTGGTACAAGGTCGAACGCGGCGCCCCCTGCGTCGGCCGCACCATCGGCGAGCTGGAGATCCGGCGCCGTTCGGGGGCGACGGTCATCGCGGTCATCGAGAAGGACCAGAGGCGGGTGATCAACCCCGGGCCGGACTACCGCATCCCCGCGGAGGCCACCTTGGTGGTGATGGGTGACCGGCAGCAGATCCGCGCCTTCCGGGAGCTGGTGGAGGGTGGGACGGGCCCGGCGGCCGAGGGGGGTCGGTGA
- the ppdK gene encoding pyruvate, phosphate dikinase — MSTGIAESAARPQAAPRRWVYFFDEGSGADRNLLGGKGANLAEMTRIGLPVPPGFTITTEACKAYLAAGGRFPAGLMEQVEQQLERLEREIGRRFGDPGRPLLVSVRSGAPVSMPGMMDTILNLGLNDEAVRGLARETGDARFAFDCYRRLIQMFGDVVLRVPAGRFEHALEAARQRRGVRFDHELPAEELERLVETFKGIVREEAGRDFPQDPREQLELAIRAVFDSWNNERAKVYRRIHKIPDDLGTGVNVQAMVFGNTGPDSGTGVMFTRNPSTGARELYGEYLPNAQGEDVVAGIRTPEPIARLKEERPELYRQLEQVAQRLERHYRDMQDIEFTVDRGRLFLLQTRSGKRTAAAAVRIACDMVREGLIDRETALLRVDPDQVARLLHKQVDPKADVEPLAQGLPASPGAAVGAVVFDPDEAERLGREGQAVILVRPETTPDDIHGIVAAQGVLTSRGGMTSHAAVVARGMGKPAVCGCEALRIDLEREEFQVAGRVFRKGDVITIDGATGRVFAGEVPLVEPELSPEFRQLLEWADQARRLRVLANADTPDDARRAREFGAEGIGLCRTEHMFMGPERLPAVQRMILAETREEREAALAELAVMQQRDFEGILEAMAGLPVTIRLLDPPLHEFLPSLEELVVEVTRLELEGGDPARLAERRELLRKVRALHEASPMLGHRGCRLGITFPEVYAMQARAIFRATANLRRRGVDARPEIMIPLVAHVRELAFLRERIEAVRREVEAETGLDLEVRIGTMIEVPRAALTAGEIAQVAEFFSFGTNDLTQTTFGFSRDDAEGKFLHHYLAEKILPENPFVTLDAAGVGRLIELAVAEGRRTRPDLKVGICGEHGGDPASIAFCHRAGLDYVSCSPFRVLIARLAAGRAAVEERGR, encoded by the coding sequence GTGAGCACGGGGATCGCTGAGAGCGCGGCCCGTCCCCAGGCGGCGCCGCGGCGGTGGGTCTACTTCTTCGACGAGGGATCGGGCGCGGACCGCAACCTGCTGGGCGGCAAGGGGGCCAACCTGGCGGAGATGACCCGCATCGGCCTGCCCGTCCCGCCGGGCTTCACCATCACCACCGAGGCCTGCAAGGCCTACCTGGCCGCCGGCGGCCGGTTCCCGGCCGGGCTGATGGAGCAGGTCGAGCAGCAGCTCGAGCGGCTGGAGCGGGAGATCGGGCGCCGCTTCGGCGACCCCGGGCGGCCCCTGTTGGTCTCGGTCCGTTCGGGGGCCCCCGTCTCCATGCCGGGGATGATGGACACCATCCTCAACCTGGGCCTGAACGACGAGGCGGTTCGGGGACTGGCGCGGGAGACGGGGGACGCCCGCTTCGCCTTCGACTGCTACCGGCGGCTGATCCAGATGTTCGGCGACGTGGTCCTGCGGGTGCCCGCCGGGCGCTTCGAGCACGCCCTGGAGGCGGCCCGCCAGCGGCGGGGGGTCCGATTCGACCACGAGCTGCCGGCGGAGGAGCTGGAGCGCCTGGTGGAGACCTTCAAGGGCATCGTCCGGGAGGAGGCCGGCCGCGACTTCCCCCAGGACCCGCGGGAGCAGCTGGAGCTGGCCATCCGGGCGGTGTTCGACTCCTGGAACAACGAGCGGGCCAAGGTCTACCGCCGCATCCACAAGATCCCCGACGACCTGGGCACCGGCGTCAACGTCCAGGCCATGGTCTTCGGCAACACGGGGCCGGACTCGGGCACCGGCGTGATGTTCACCCGCAACCCCTCCACGGGCGCCCGCGAGCTCTACGGCGAGTACCTGCCCAACGCCCAGGGCGAGGACGTGGTGGCCGGCATCCGGACGCCGGAGCCCATCGCCCGGCTCAAGGAGGAGCGGCCCGAGCTCTACCGCCAGCTGGAGCAGGTGGCCCAGCGGCTGGAGCGCCACTACCGCGACATGCAGGACATCGAGTTCACCGTCGACCGCGGCCGGCTCTTCCTCCTGCAGACCCGCAGCGGCAAGCGGACGGCGGCGGCGGCGGTGCGCATCGCCTGCGACATGGTGCGGGAGGGCCTGATCGACCGGGAGACGGCGCTCTTGCGGGTCGACCCGGACCAGGTGGCGCGCCTGCTGCACAAGCAGGTGGACCCGAAGGCCGACGTGGAGCCGCTGGCCCAGGGGCTGCCGGCGTCGCCGGGGGCCGCGGTGGGGGCGGTGGTCTTCGATCCCGACGAGGCGGAGCGGCTGGGGCGGGAGGGCCAGGCCGTGATCCTGGTCCGTCCCGAGACGACGCCCGACGACATCCACGGCATCGTCGCCGCCCAGGGCGTGCTGACGAGCCGCGGCGGCATGACCAGCCACGCCGCCGTGGTGGCCCGCGGCATGGGCAAGCCCGCCGTCTGCGGCTGCGAGGCGCTGCGCATCGACCTCGAGCGCGAGGAGTTCCAGGTCGCCGGCCGGGTCTTCCGCAAGGGCGACGTGATCACCATCGACGGGGCCACCGGCCGGGTCTTCGCCGGCGAGGTGCCCCTGGTGGAGCCGGAGCTGTCGCCCGAGTTCCGGCAGCTGCTGGAGTGGGCGGACCAGGCGCGGCGCCTCCGGGTGCTGGCCAACGCCGACACGCCGGACGACGCCCGCCGGGCCCGGGAGTTCGGCGCCGAGGGCATCGGCCTCTGCCGCACCGAGCACATGTTCATGGGACCCGAACGCCTGCCCGCCGTCCAGCGCATGATCCTGGCGGAGACCCGGGAGGAGCGGGAGGCCGCCCTGGCCGAGCTGGCGGTGATGCAGCAGCGGGACTTCGAGGGCATCCTCGAGGCCATGGCCGGGCTCCCGGTGACCATCCGGCTCTTGGACCCGCCGCTCCACGAGTTCCTGCCCTCCCTGGAGGAGCTGGTGGTGGAGGTGACGCGCCTGGAGCTCGAGGGCGGCGATCCGGCCCGGCTCGCAGAGCGTCGCGAGCTCCTGCGCAAGGTGCGGGCGCTGCACGAGGCCAGTCCGATGTTGGGCCATCGCGGCTGCCGCCTGGGCATCACCTTCCCCGAGGTGTACGCGATGCAGGCGCGGGCCATCTTCCGCGCGACGGCCAACCTGCGCCGCCGCGGCGTGGACGCGCGGCCGGAGATCATGATCCCGCTGGTGGCCCACGTGCGGGAGCTGGCCTTCCTGCGGGAGCGGATCGAGGCGGTGCGCCGGGAGGTGGAGGCCGAGACGGGCCTGGACCTCGAGGTCCGCATCGGCACCATGATCGAGGTGCCGCGGGCCGCCCTGACGGCGGGCGAGATCGCCCAGGTGGCGGAGTTCTTCTCCTTCGGCACCAACGACCTCACCCAGACCACCTTCGGGTTCAGCCGCGACGACGCCGAGGGCAAGTTCCTCCACCACTACCTGGCGGAGAAGATCCTGCCCGAGAACCCCTTCGTCACGCTGGATGCGGCCGGCGTGGGCCGGCTCATCGAGCTGGCCGTGGCCGAGGGCCGGCGAACGCGACCCGATCTGAAGGTGGGGATCTGCGGCGAGCACGGCGGGGACCCGGCCTCCATCGCCTTCTGCCACCGGGCGGGGCTCGACTACGTCAGCTGCTCGCCCTTCCGCGTGCTCATCGCCCGGCTGGCGGCAGGACGGGCGGCGGTGGAGGAACGCGGCCGCTGA
- a CDS encoding pyruvate, water dikinase regulatory protein, producing the protein MGEPVVFIVSDSLGETAELVARAAASQFNGHRATFHRFPYVDRMETIETIVRRAREEPRSLIVHTLILEDLRRALNEKAQAAGIPVVDIMGPMMAAWMRVAERPPRLQPGLRHRLDEEYFRRVEAVEFAVKYDDGKDPRGLLQADIVLLGVSRTSKTPVSMYLAHRMYKVANVPLIPEVEPPPELYKVPRNRLVGLIIRPEALQRIRRERLKAIGLDEDASYGSMQRIQEELAYAQRIFRELGCPVIDVTNKAVEETANQVLEILARGERREHGDR; encoded by the coding sequence GTGGGTGAACCGGTCGTCTTCATCGTCTCCGACTCCCTGGGCGAGACCGCCGAGCTGGTGGCGCGGGCGGCGGCCAGCCAGTTCAACGGCCACCGCGCCACCTTCCACCGGTTTCCCTACGTCGACCGGATGGAGACCATCGAGACCATCGTCCGGCGGGCGCGCGAGGAGCCCCGCAGCCTGATCGTCCACACCCTGATCCTGGAGGACCTGCGCCGGGCCCTGAACGAGAAGGCCCAGGCGGCGGGGATCCCCGTGGTCGACATCATGGGGCCGATGATGGCCGCGTGGATGCGGGTGGCGGAGCGCCCGCCGCGGCTGCAGCCCGGCCTGCGCCACCGCCTGGACGAGGAGTACTTCCGGCGGGTCGAGGCCGTCGAGTTCGCGGTCAAGTACGACGACGGCAAGGACCCCCGCGGCCTGCTGCAGGCGGACATCGTCCTCCTGGGCGTCTCCCGGACCTCCAAGACGCCCGTCAGCATGTACCTGGCCCACCGCATGTACAAGGTGGCCAACGTGCCGCTGATCCCGGAGGTGGAGCCGCCCCCCGAACTGTACAAGGTGCCGCGGAACCGGTTGGTCGGCCTGATCATCCGGCCGGAGGCCCTGCAGCGCATCCGCCGCGAGCGGCTCAAGGCCATCGGCCTCGACGAAGACGCCAGCTACGGCAGCATGCAACGCATCCAGGAGGAGCTGGCCTACGCCCAGCGGATCTTCCGGGAGCTGGGCTGCCCCGTCATCGACGTGACCAACAAGGCCGTGGAGGAGACGGCCAACCAGGTGCTGGAGATCCTGGCGAGGGGGGAGCGCCGTGAGCACGGGGATCGCTGA
- a CDS encoding GNAT family N-acetyltransferase, with protein MIRRLNEADRQPVFDFLAEESAFNLFILADIQNYGFETDFQAVWGDFDECGRLRAVLLRYFRSFIPYGRGDFDAEGLARIIARHAAEPARGGAELAGKGEVVARLRPYTQAVLDWSRRRSLHFAELSDAGRLAALSGNLPVDVRPHRMTPADAPVIAALYSRIVEFHSFDDQRKRELRHSLETGAARGYWLEYDGRAVAAVKTAAENPFSAMIVGVATDPGFRRRGFATQLMVRLCSEVLAEGKRLCLFYDNPEAGAIYKRLGFRDIGRWDMVPQR; from the coding sequence TTGATCCGCCGCCTGAACGAAGCAGATCGCCAGCCGGTGTTCGACTTCCTGGCCGAGGAGAGCGCCTTTAACCTGTTCATCCTGGCGGACATCCAGAACTACGGCTTCGAAACCGACTTCCAGGCCGTCTGGGGAGACTTTGATGAATGCGGCCGGCTCCGGGCCGTGTTGCTGCGCTACTTTCGCAGCTTCATCCCTTACGGGCGGGGTGACTTCGACGCCGAGGGTCTGGCCCGCATCATCGCCCGCCATGCCGCCGAGCCCGCCCGGGGCGGAGCCGAGCTCGCAGGAAAAGGCGAGGTGGTGGCCCGGCTGCGACCGTACACCCAGGCCGTCCTGGACTGGTCACGAAGGCGGTCCCTTCACTTCGCGGAGTTGAGTGATGCCGGGCGGCTCGCCGCCCTGAGCGGGAATCTGCCTGTCGACGTCCGCCCACACCGGATGACACCGGCCGACGCACCCGTAATCGCCGCGCTGTACAGTCGAATCGTTGAGTTTCACAGCTTCGACGACCAGCGGAAGCGGGAGCTGCGGCACTCGCTGGAGACGGGGGCCGCCCGCGGCTACTGGCTGGAATACGACGGCCGCGCCGTGGCCGCCGTCAAGACAGCGGCGGAGAACCCGTTTTCCGCCATGATCGTGGGTGTGGCCACCGACCCCGGCTTCCGGCGCCGGGGCTTCGCCACGCAGCTCATGGTGCGGCTGTGCTCCGAGGTGCTGGCCGAGGGGAAGCGGCTCTGCCTGTTCTACGACAACCCGGAGGCCGGCGCCATCTACAAGCGCCTCGGCTTCCGCGACATCGGCCGCTGGGACATGGTGCCGCAGCGGTAG
- a CDS encoding DALR anticodon-binding domain-containing protein — MANLLASPLAADVLTVHRRAANLAGRAEGGRIDPALFREPEEGELHAALQSAAEAAGRALAAGDYTAYFQAVARLRPAVDAFLDRVLVMAEEPALRANRLALLKGVADLAGQVAALGELNSNV; from the coding sequence GTGGCGAACTTACTGGCGTCGCCGCTGGCAGCCGACGTCCTCACCGTCCACAGGCGGGCGGCCAACCTGGCCGGACGGGCCGAAGGTGGTCGCATCGATCCGGCCCTGTTCCGGGAACCCGAGGAGGGCGAGCTCCACGCGGCGCTGCAGTCCGCGGCCGAGGCCGCCGGGCGGGCGCTGGCCGCCGGGGACTACACGGCCTATTTCCAGGCCGTCGCCCGCCTGCGTCCCGCTGTCGACGCGTTCCTGGACCGGGTGCTGGTCATGGCGGAGGAACCGGCCCTGCGGGCCAACCGCCTCGCTCTGCTCAAGGGTGTGGCGGACCTGGCAGGCCAGGTAGCTGCCCTCGGTGAGCTGAACAGCAACGTGTAG
- a CDS encoding MT-A70 family methyltransferase, which yields MSDPRNRDSQEPVYRQSIRPAHEFFLENRPLKSVGEELLERFGGQKFGTILADPPWRFSNRTGKVAPEHRRLSRYHTMDLQEILELPIAQLALPQSHLYLWVPNALLAEGLEVMRRWGFTYKTNIIWYKVRKDGGPDRRGVGFYFRNVTEMVLFGVRGGLRTFKPGRRQENIIVARKREHSRKPDELYDIIEACSPGPYLELFARTERPGWYQFGDELGRYQPPDYPAYTRRSGDERQQIALPLVRDRRGCKDREGKDSWVRY from the coding sequence ATGTCCGATCCTCGTAATCGGGATTCGCAAGAGCCGGTTTATAGACAATCGATAAGACCTGCCCATGAGTTCTTCCTAGAAAACCGGCCCTTGAAGTCTGTTGGTGAAGAACTCTTAGAACGATTTGGTGGTCAGAAGTTTGGAACCATATTGGCTGATCCTCCGTGGCGATTTTCGAATCGGACGGGCAAGGTGGCGCCTGAACACCGCCGCTTATCCCGCTATCATACAATGGACCTGCAAGAGATATTGGAGCTTCCTATAGCACAGTTAGCTCTACCTCAAAGTCATCTTTATCTTTGGGTACCAAACGCTTTGCTAGCAGAAGGGCTTGAGGTTATGCGACGGTGGGGGTTTACCTATAAGACAAATATTATCTGGTACAAAGTCAGAAAGGATGGTGGCCCCGACCGCCGTGGTGTTGGATTTTACTTTCGCAACGTGACAGAAATGGTACTCTTTGGGGTTCGGGGTGGGCTTCGTACGTTCAAGCCAGGGCGACGCCAAGAAAACATTATTGTGGCTCGTAAGCGTGAACATTCACGTAAGCCCGATGAATTATACGACATCATTGAAGCCTGTAGCCCTGGCCCGTATTTGGAGTTATTTGCTCGTACAGAGCGTCCAGGGTGGTATCAATTCGGAGATGAGCTAGGTCGCTACCAGCCCCCTGATTACCCGGCGTATACCCGTAGATCGGGTGATGAGCGGCAACAGATTGCGCTTCCGCTTGTCCGGGACCGTAGAGGTTGCAAAGACAGAGAGGGGAAGGATTCGTGGGTACGGTATTGA